Within Wyeomyia smithii strain HCP4-BCI-WySm-NY-G18 chromosome 2, ASM2978416v1, whole genome shotgun sequence, the genomic segment atataactttttttgatttcttcatcgctttggtattttttttgtaatttttatacaaaaaaaaaagatttttgaaaataagcttttttatattaattttgatgtttcttttacattaaaaaatgaattttttgagttttttttatcggaaagataaaattactatctaaaaattttccagagacgtcacactaatcaaaaacttttggctctgaaaatatttataatcacaataatcctcccaaaatagtattttaaatagcttctcagctTATAGAatcgtttatgcaaagtttaagctaaatctaaaatgacaaaaaatattgaaactgggaccttttttgtggaactgctcagtaaaaaagcaattttaagttatattgaaaaatgtgcaaacatattgaaaactttaaagtttacagaatagttaacttaaattttgttttcctcgaattgatgaagatgtcacttagtctagtctgactaaacggtgttaaaaaaaaatcaataacactggtcggcaaaagcgaaaaaaagttgccctaaagctcaaaatggttgccctccaaaggttttacagctttttaaccattcctgtgaattttgctgcttttagagaatgcagaaatgcatcagaaggccgccgaggaattgcttatcggattcgtcgcttttacgtttgcatagggaaaaactctttggaaaaattatctttgctagggacaccaaaactcacaggaatggttgaaaacctacctaccatctctcatgttttccagttcgagctctaggacaaaacttggattttgaatgatgaaagtgctatgaaagaaggattactattttaaacatagttgcattcaaaccaaaagaatcagttcagaaatttattaaattattatttacaaaaacatttcgagtttgacctttatatcatttgtatctatcacgctactattacctgcaatataatctgtaaaAATGAACGCATaaggattttagtttttaacaattttgattttctcgtcattgtcggttcccaagtaacaatttaagtcgtattgcattcttttagcggttttcatgaccaatttcgtAAAATTGCTGTTAactatcagaacctcctgataaccgctataagtttgctttacagccaggtggccaactatcagaacctcctgataatcgctataagtttgctttacagccaggtggcccacccttgccaagcttattgaatcaattataagaatggcaataaaactgctttaaaaccacatgtaaagagtaccgcatactataagcagctggcattacctctttaagagcgcaataagtttggttgcattattgcgctctgctacttgccacaataagtccaaatcaacttttcattgcttgacagcaaccgtaataagttgatttgttgtaccgttcctgcacacacaccagaacatcacgccacttttttcaataaggaaatctctcgtcgcgggagaaatgtttcacctgtgttggttatcatcgtgcaatcgtttttatttgatggtgatattgtagaaagataaggaataaggaggggtttttggtaggttttgtagctctcaagcatatcgtccccttaatgctagaactagataactcgaaatttgtcgattttgagttaagtatgccATCATATTTATCGCGTCGAGCTTTATAACATATCTAAAACTCGTTGAAAAacgattacaagaaaaaaagttattcatcaattaaaaaactagatatcttaacgaaaaacaagcgtattttgtaataaaactaaataactcggttttttgttgatttttcagttgctataacgggcctgaaacgatatggatgcgtttcataaaatctgaacCTTTAATAATTGCAGTTGATACGTCATCACCAGAatcggtcaaattttcaaactcgtttttctcgaaacgtcaactttcgagttatctagttctagcattaaggggacgatatgcgcatgaaattttgtcgtgcattttgagatcataggcgcttaaaatttatgcgccatcaaaatagtacgggcttacaaaaatgatctcattgttagcaaaaatgaattggattgtttcagctcagtttttcaaaaaaaaaatctagccgtgttcttcaatacagagatagatcaaaatcaactttggatattcaatttatttgttagtcagacgacgatttgattttcgtttcaagattataaaaagtttcaaaaatatcaatatggcgcggttggtagttagttggcattaatcgtagccgcaataagtctagttcaatgatatatatgttgtaaggtgcggcaaaggttggatgcctgcattattagagaaaaatatggtaaatccctgaGGCCTAGACAActtcatttttataaaaaatctgacatcacaccgacgataatgaggaatcaacaaactttgatataaatagagaggtgcacgaaaaatgcaacgatacatacttagtttaattgaatattgaatatatttcgaaacatatcaatagtgtcttgcccctaccttatttttaaggacgcataatttaacgacataggaaattattttcaaccaaaacaaaacaaactggcgataaaatttaaaaaaaactaccgaaaagtactaagtttgctgtgttactttattagatttttggagttctacgtcatcaatgttcacaaatgcgctgcaagatgctctagagcattttacacacatcttacggagactgcgacagaattctgcatcacactaaaccaactcagccgcttttgtctcacctgtatgtatatcattgcctgtatatatttgtttacaagtacgacaggttaaaactgggcatttgaatgaccgcaataaaactggtttctatgttatatgacagcaagctggagtggttttatggggcaatagatagtaataataaaaccaataataaagcaaaatcgcattgactcttgccggttttattggaagttttattagagttttattgacagctatcagtgttcattacgacttgctatttttggcaacgggtttaatcgccataaaaccgttggaaatattcattgctgtgatataaccgttagaaaaccaagtagctatagaattgttacttgggtttatcgatatctgaatattgtaatgctatgtttcagaaacatttattttatttttcgaaatttcgcgaaatttagagaccaatttcgtttcgtctcgagaactcgaaatccatcttgatttcgtttcgactaatttggcgaaaccaaaattaagggttaatttcgtttcgtttcgtttcgacaccagaaaagccagtttcgcacacccctagctGAAATGCGCTATAACGGAGCTAACTTTTGTCACCTCACTCTAGATGGAATCGGGAATAAGTCTCAAGAAGTGAAGAGAgcgtgaaagtgaaatatatttcaccgtgaagtgactcctgtAATAACTACCAATCTCACTTCACGCAGCtgaattttgtcacctcactctAGGTGGAATCGTGAATAGGtccaaaaaagtgaagtgagcgagAGTGGAAGTAATGAGTACCACAGTACGAGTAATTGATTTGGgttaaaactatttttcaaatttttcatgtCTGTCGCAGTGTTGTCAGATATTTCAAGCtgcatcatttaaatttttaattaggATTGATATAGCTTTTTTTGAGTTTGATCTTTTTTTCTAGCAGCATTTTAAGATTATCAGGTActaatttgaaaacaattttataattattactattactattactattactattactattactattactattactattactattactattactattactattactattactattactattactattactattactattactattactattactattactattactattactattactattactattactattactataagCTATTTTGTTTTTAGATGCGTTTAGATGCGCTTTAGAACGGTTTCTTCTGGAATTATTTTCAGTTTTGGCTTCTTTGCTGCTCTACTGAATTTCGatcatgtatttttttttctggttgttCTGTCTTTAAGTTGGAGATTTGGGTTaaatgattttattttcatgCTTTTTATGTTGCGTTTTTTGGTTTATATTCCTAAGCTTCTAAAGTTCTTTTGGTTATTTCAGGGTGCCTTTTTGGGGTGTTATTTTGCTTCATGTTTTGATTGCATTCATGAggaattcaaataaatttggTAAATTCCTCTTCTTTGGTTTTTAGCGATCTTCTTTGGTTTTTAGGTGTTATGAAATTTTGTGAGACCTTGTGCTCTGGTCTATTTTTTTACTTTAGCAATATTTTCCAGGTATTTTAGGCTGAATTCTGATCGTCTTGATTGTTCTGTTCTTTTGAACGCTTATGATCATTTTCAGTTAAACTTAAATCAGATTTTCCTTCCAATATGTTTTGGGATATGgaaacattttaagaaaatccaAATTTGTCGccggtttcatgatttttattcTTACTTCATTGTTTTACATAcatattacattattttttcacaaaatcaaaCATGCTGAAATAAACCAAAGTGAGTTTAATAAGTAAGCTTAATGGTTTTcattgaattaatttttttgtatgtttaatttttaaataaatcacAGAACCGAACGTTTTTCAAACTTTCTTTGTAGCAAAATATTCACGTGGACAAAGAGGGAGGAGGGTGAGTCCACGATTGTCCACTGGAGAGGACGGGAAGTCTAAAATAACGGTTTTTCTGTGCGAGTGGAATGAAGACGGCCCAGTAGACATTttcgcatgtttttttttggttcccaCCAGAATTATTCCTTcaactgaaaacaaaaaaaaaggttaagGTATCCTCTCGTTTAAGATAAATTTAAACACACTTGATTACAGTATACGTATACGTAAtacgaaagtttttttttttatttttaaatttaggccgatacaaattttattttcattttatgtcccCCTTCCCCCCCTctcttcaaaaatgttgaaaattggaaggggaagaaaaaaagttcaagccgttttgttaatattattgacttttcgacagcgtatatgcttaatttagcaacaaacaagtccagtgacagtgaaagtgtcatAAAAAGGGaagccaaatgattaataatggTAATAATGTAGTATTTTTAAACACACTTctgcatgcaagttacaaacgtcgtaacttgcacacatttttttaatgaaagctTTTGCTTTTTattcttctcagtgttatttattttttgccctcctcttagctaactttgataaccgtagacataaaaactatttaaaatttgtatcagccttatgcGCCTTGAACAATTAAACAACCATACATTATAAATATCGAATCTTTATACCATCCAGTATCGCAATCTTAACTTGTAGTTAAATAACCCAATGTGAGTATTTCggggaaaaaaaaaatagttcagCAAAACAGAAGTTGATAGCATTACCTACTTACTTACTAACCGCGGGCATTTCGTTGTTGTTGTCGCTGTGCTTTAGTAATTCGATATTTCTTAAGTTCCTCCCACTCCGAGAGCAGCAGCCCTCATGCCCATTGAATATGAGAGATTGCGTAGTAATAACAAGTACATGCCAGGACTTGTGTATCTAGGTCAGCGGTCGTTAGGacagatttttgtttttttttttcttaatgggGACCGCGTTTTTCCCTCATTTTACTGCGTGTTTCGATAAGCCATGAGGTAATCACGTCGTAATCGATAAAGTTAAAGAGAATGGAGGAATACAGCATATTAGTAAGTGTGATTTTCTCGCTGTGATTGCGGGTACTATTTTTTTCGCATCTGTCACTGATTTTCACTACGATTTATGAGAAAGAATGTTTCATGAATTAAAGCGTTATAATCTATGTCTTGaaattcttcaattttttttctcatctatTCTATTCTACTTATTTGATTTGAAGCAGAAATTTCAACATCTACTGATTATTTTTCCATAAATCCTCTTTACCTGTTTTTAAGCACATTTCAATTGAAATAGCAACCTCTAAATTGGCTTTACagtaaataataataacagtaaCGTTCAACAGGTGAAACAGATCGTTTACTTTTGCCTTGTGCTCTCTTGTGGCAACATAAACGACCAAACTTTTGCCGGGTCTGGAACGATGCTTTGGAGGAAGTGAGCCGAATTACGTAATGTTTATTAAATTAATAATCAAAACTTTCACTTTTGGGAGCAGTCTGCTGTATACACAGTTTTCTATCGTTACCGTTCATTCGACATTCGATGGTTCACTTACGCAAATGCATCGATATTTTCACAATACATCCATAAATCAGGTGGTCATATTTCGGATGATTGTTATACCACGCCCACTCTCCATGCGAAGATAACCGTGGGATTAGTGTTATATTTTTCTAAAGTTACAACAACACCCTTTAAATCTCAGGCCTAATAATGAAAGAGTTAAAAAGAGGGACAAGCTTTTTTTTAACTATAGAAGCCAAATTTGTCAGCAGAGCAATAATGAAACTTGAATCGGAAAAAAAAGAATTTGTCTTCAGCCTTCCAGTTCCAAAAACTCTCACGTTCCTCCAAATGgtcacgtggtttaggaacgaccCCTCAGCGGCTGTTCGCTTCACTTTCCATACAACTGCACCTGTCTGCCTTTCCAGTCTAGAATTTTTTCCCAACTTTTCGCCCAAATTAGTTCAGCAATCACTGCGCTAGCTGCCAAAGCGGAACCCCACACAAGCACCAGAATGGCCGGTTCCGTGTCCACCAAGCTAACCGGTACGAATTTGCCTCCTCCTCCGGTACATTTGGGTTTTTTAGTGTAGAAATTAGAATTTTCCCGATACTGAATGCCGTGCTCGTTGAGACGGaataatctgaaaaaaaaatcattcactgGAAATAATTGCTTTTTTGCCTAATTAGTACAGTACCCAATTTTGACATGCTCTTTGTAGGATGAATTCTTTTGAATCGCATAGTACGGATCGACTACCTGCAGATACTGAATCTCCTGCAGACCACACTTTTCGTCCTCCTGATAGGTTTCGCTGATGACCTTGTAACCAACACCTTGTTCAACGTGAAATGCATACAATCCGTGCCGgattttattgattccttgctcTAACTGGATGAAGCTCTCCGATCCATCCGGTTGACGAATTTTTCGCTCGTAGATCGCCTGACGTGTCGGTTCCGTCGCATGGGTGAAGTAGTACCTATTGAAGACTGTGTCGTGAGCTCCAAATTTCAACCGAGACGCGAGCAGGTCTTCTAGTGTTCGAATTTTTGTCGATGGACTCTGCAGCAGAGCAACGATGTTGGCCGAGTAGCACACGTACAGGAACATTAGAATTGTGAACGTAATCATGGTGATGGTTCTAGCGGAGCAACTGCGGGGCAGGGTAGATGAGCCCTGCTGGCAGGTCGCTCCGTATATCATTAGCAGCGTATCGCGGAATGTCGGCCGTAGAATGCTAGGATCGCGTGGATCATCCTGAATTAGCGGAACTCGCCATTCGGCTAGCGCAGTCAAAACCAACAATCCGGAGGATAGTAGAATTACTAACACTATGCATAACCAAACGATCTGCAATCAAAATGACTTCCACTAATTAAATAAGTCGATACTATCATGGCGATACTAGTCGTACATCATCGAATGGGAGCAGGAATACGTTTTCGGTGAACGAAAGTTTCGGCGATCGGAAGATGAATTTCGATCGAGTTGCTGACGTCATGGCAACGTAGTCGATTACGGCGATTCGATCACTGGTAAAGAACAACGGTGAGGCACCAAGGTCTGCGGTTTTGTGTGAAAGTTCCCCAATCATGCCGTCCCAACGTTTCGTTGTAGTATTATAGTAACCCCAGCTGGTCACTACTGAGTAATTTGTTCGGGCCCCCATGTAGTGTATCAGTTCATTCGTAAGAACGTAGTTTACCTTCGTGATGGTATCGATGTGTTTATCTCTTTCGAGTGATTTAAAATAAGGAGTAAATGTGTGTTAGTAGAAcaaattatcaaaattttacTTATAATCCGTTAGATGATGCAGCGTTTCCGGAATGGTGACAACCATCGAAGCACGAAGCATGTGTCCACGAAGATTTAACCTCCTGACGGAGGTAACCACCAGGCCACGACGGTCAGTGAAGCTTCCATTAGTCCAAGTTCCGAACGTTTCCACCGTCAACGGTTCATCATATCCGGTACGGAAAACGTAATTCACAACAAAATCTTCCGGTCCTCGTCGAATCATGAGTATAATTTCGCTACTGACCAGCAGAGGTAGTTCGGAAAGCTGATCCAAGTACTGGCGTGTCTGGATTTCCTCATCAAGCTTCTTTTTAAGCAGCTCCGAATCTAACACCAGCCAGCGATACTTCATGTAAAGTAGTTGTCCAGCTGACTTCAACAGATCGGCTGTGTTGGGACAGCATAAATCTACCACGAGAAACATTTGATGATCGTTGATGTCCTCTTCGAAGTGACTTATGTGATCTCCGGTAAACAACGTTAAATAGCGATCGTTGAGAGCGTTGAAGAACTGCAGCCTACTCGACTCCTGCCAGCAACTCATGAAAGTCACTTTGAGTGGATACTTAATCGTTTCTAGAACACTCACTAAAACTAAGGGGACGGTCTGATCGAAAGCTGCGATTGTTCTCCCGAGGAATAGTATAAATAGAAAACTTCCTATCAGGTCCATTTTGTGTTGCTTTGCAACTGGAATTGTGACTGAAAATTTTACTGCTGGAATGTACTTTATATAGTTTTATTGTTTGTCTCTATATTGACTAAGCAAacatgattaaaaaaaattgttcaatttttcCTAGGGAACAGTGGGATATTTTCGGACGTAATTGAGCGAACAATTGGTTCAAGTTAAAAAAGTACTTTTATAGCTCGAAAACAGTTATACACATGTTGAGTATACAAATCGGACTAAATCACACCGATAGAAAGATGGACTGTTGTTGATTTTTGCCGTGTTGTATTGTGCTAACGTCTATGTACACGAGTGTGAAAGCGACAGTCTTTCGGTTTTTACTATTTCTACGCCATggaagttatttatttttttcagttattgattcgaataaaaaaaagctcaatTCAGAGTGCAATAAATCAAAATAGGGTTTTATTATCTATTGGAGAGCGTATTTTATTACTGAATAGTCTGATTATTTAACACAAAGAGAAAGAAGCAATGTGATTTCGAACTTGATTGACTAATTTTGACAGTTTAGAAATCGAACGATGGAAAGATTTGTTTCATACCTAAATGCTAACAACTATTGCACGGTGATATTTAACAGTGATTGTATATTTACAGTATATTTCGTAGCTAACAGATGTAGAGATTCAACCGTTGTTTAGACAGAGTTTTCTTCAaggttctgaaaaaaaaaacgaagtacAGTAAACATTATTtcgttattattttttgtggtaGGTTTAGGCTTACCTGCATCAACGGACTGATTGCCCTCGGTACCCCGCTAGAGTATAGATGTAGAGTTCCGTTGGAGCCTCGTGCTGTATTACCACCGTGAGAAACTGCAGGAGGTCCCAGCAGGGTTGTCGTTGTTGCCGAAGATGCGCAGCTTTCCCGTTTGTTATAGGTTAGCGGTCTGAAATCAGAGTTCTGGAGTCAGTattggacattagccaacctgAGGATGTCGAAAATCGTGAATCGGAAACAAATAAGTTGAATgatgaatatgaaaaaaaagaaactccGGGGTAAAAAATCTaggataaaaaaaacgaaaccctAAATCTAAGGTTTAAATTCTGAAACGAGAAAAACCATGTCgaccatttttgttttgaatgaaacttttcgCACGTATAGACTGTTActaaaatacaacaaaatattAAGGAGTTTTTTTATCATTGTATTCTCAAGTATGCTTAACAATaatgttttcttttaatttttaattcactatgttatatttttgtacgcgagttctctaatttcatttttaacaCCACTTATAAACTTTTGCACAGTGCCCTCTCCGACCATTTCCACCAGTTCCAGTCAAGCTTTCTAGAGTTTTTTGACATTTACCGCTGGTTTCAGTAAtgacaggaagcaagatcgCCGCAGCATATGCCCGTTTCggcatcttggcactattggacaacagaGCATCGAAAGGAAGCCCGGTTCCGGTAGTAGACGGCCctaagcgacaagaagctccaaaggatactgaagaggaagatcgagggaaaagtggctacatcgctgcatgcgcttggtcgggaggtcggtgcaaccggccaaacagtgaaatagTACCTAACGAACATGgatatacatgtcaggaagcggcagtcttttccactggtctcggagctgcaagtAACGACGCAGCGTttgcggctgaataagatggtgaAGTCGatttcccggcgaatcgtgatgtggtgatggacgacgagacctatctgaTCCCGAATGACAACGACTGGCAAAGCACTTCGCATTTCACTTCCCCCATGAAGGAAGTgtgctccgaggtgaagttcatttcgcACACCAACTACtttgctgtggctgacaatcagcgaaaagAGCCAGTTGCGTTTCATCGAGAATTTcagggcaaacctgaagcgtaagacatacttcaacaattttctcgcgaaaattgaggaggaattgataaataaaacgaagaaagaactcaaaaacatgcataCGTACTCAGTATGTGAAtagagcggagaaaaaattcaccgctcACTTCTCTTTCAAGTCGTTTCACGGAGTAAAAAGTGCTGTCCGAGTGTAGCTACTCCGCGATAACTATTTTGATCGATCGATCAGTATGTGCCCACCACACAGCTGTTTTCTGCACTTCATAGTGTCTCTAccacttacagagagacaaataCGCGTCCAGCTGCTCCCCTATCTGAGAGAAACAAGAGAGGTGAATCACTCTGAAGACAAATAATTAAACAAAAACAATCAATTAgtctcattgaaaaaaaaaattaatttagtaaaaaaatagTCACTGCAAGCGCCCAAAATAATGTAACCAAGGTTAATTTAGTATTACAATTAACATTATTCGAACATTATTCAGAATATGGAGTCAAATGTAGTTTTggtgtagtccggaaagtggaAAAAACACCTACTAGGTAAAAGTGTAGTCctggtgtagctacaccgcaaaaacgaattcgacataagtgaACTCGACCGGAACGAGCAACGCAATCTATTTTTTCTCTCCCACAACTATCAaacctcttttcctcttctgccatgctcaataTCCAAACTGTAAaaagcaccgcagatagctttgctgtgtaattattgtgcgtaatgtacatgcgtgtgagaaagtacactaTAGTTCATTGTATctcaagagagagatttcagattctaccaaaaaaaagcaaagtcttggtcgagctgagactcgaacctacgacgactggcttgttaggccagcatcgtatctcgagaccatctgggaaagAGTAAGAGATTTTACCACGGTGCTTTTTCGGAAGCTCGCCAGATACACATggtccgtcgttctcttctagcatgtgcgttgatttgctctttagtgtgagagcagctgttttcgcagtgaaagatattctcggGCACTCTAAAGAGTTTCTGAGAAGAAAAGACAAGCCTGACTGCCGGaaagccgctcgcaagggcgtagaattttttttcaagcaaGCTAATATAATTGCCTCCCATAAGAAAATTATCAAACTCAAATaggtagggtatcggctctattatcgtcaggttttacctattatcgtccggggggtaaatgatgtcctcgagcgttaatttcttgcatgattgttcttcataatgcagatcatcttcctgcaaaagattagttttCTATGACTTCAGTAATCCCCTGGACGATAATtggacaaacctgacgataattgAGTCGATACCCTATCTGTCTTTTTATCATTCCTGGTATCTGTCTTTTTATAATTCCAGAAAAGCccagttttttaatgcaaacattaattcaacaatttttgcggaaaacagcctaaaattatCAGAATGATGTACAGCAGCCAAAAATCGActacagacgccattttggcagtggtgggcaccgctaatcgaaaatttcgcgacgctaatcgctaagccgctaaccggaaaatttagctcgataatcgctaaacgctaaccgcttaacccacattagcggagctttcgctaatcgctaatcgctaactttttaatatgtaaatagtcatatcgctataattattgctcgtgttttgtaagatttggaccactttgatcttttttggttaaacaaacgaaaacaattactttttaaagctaagtatttacaataagaggttcacgaaacggtattcatatttctttttgtaaaaacaagaataacaaaagttatttagcttgcattgaaaacagatactatattttcataaaaattcatttattatctgaatcgaaaaagtagaaccaaagttgtcataatttcaagcgcattgcaatttaccaaagttcttggtgtgccgaaaatttaatctagaccttgtgcttgttcttcaaaatgctcctgtggcttgtacgataactggaactccattctagggtaaaaaaactgacaaaagtaactttcgcagtaaaggatgttcatctttcgaatcaatttacgtacgccatcagcaattcacagtttttctgaatatttctattgtcgcttctctacaaaatttagcgaattagcgattagcgtttcgaaggccaaaattttagcgacgctaacagtttcgctaaccagctcaaaaattagcgaaatcgctaaatcgctaactgaattttagcgtcgctaattagcgaattagcggaatggtgcccaccactgcatttTGGTGTTTCCCAATATGGTTATTTCCggtatcagattgatgccaagGAACCAGAAATTAactccacatgccattttgaaatccaagatgacaacCTCTTGTTTCTGCTGCAGCTGAAAATGACTGAATATTATcagaatcgaaatgatgtatacaaGCAAAAAGGAGAAGATGTTCAATTtatgaaaggcagaatcatgaaaggcagaattctatgaccgtacacacaaggcaga encodes:
- the LOC129725982 gene encoding ionotropic receptor 75a-like is translated as MGARTNYSVVTSWGYYNTTTKRWDGMIGELSHKTADLGASPLFFTSDRIAVIDYVAMTSATRSKFIFRSPKLSFTENVFLLPFDDIVWLCIVLVILLSSGLLVLTALAEWRVPLIQDDPRDPSILRPTFRDTLLMIYGATCQQGSSTLPRSCSARTITMITFTILMFLYVCYSANIVALLQSPSTKIRTLEDLLASRLKFGAHDTVFNRYYFTHATEPTRQAIYERKIRQPDGSESFIQLEQGINKIRHGLYAFHVEQGVGYKVISETYQEDEKCGLQEIQYLQVVDPYYAIQKNSSYKEHVKIGLFRLNEHGIQYRENSNFYTKKPKCTGGGGKFVPVSLVDTEPAILVLVWGSALAASAVIAELIWAKSWEKILDWKGRQVQLYGK
- the LOC129725985 gene encoding uncharacterized protein LOC129725985, with the translated sequence MDLIGSFLFILFLGRTIAAFDQTVPLVLVSVLETIKYPLKVTFMSCWQESSRLQFFNALNDRYLTLFTGDHISHFEEDINDHQMFLVVDLCCPNTADLLKSAGQLLYMKYRWLVLDSELLKKKLDEEIQTRQYLDQLSELPLLVSSEIILMIRRGPEDFVVNYVFRTGYDEPLTVETFGTWTNGSFTDRRGLVVTSVRRLNLRGHMLRASMVVTIPETLHHLTDYK